The Episyrphus balteatus chromosome 4, idEpiBalt1.1, whole genome shotgun sequence genome includes a window with the following:
- the LOC129917868 gene encoding kinesin-like protein KIF12 encodes MVTRASSVPHSINKINTSRNRKPQQTPPKHKDNVPRSRSLNNGIRQRNSGGSSSNDRSRNTPVFLRSRDNEIGSADTLEIVASKSTGSEPSTPDDNINVVVRVRPLNEKEKRGNPDLILQFPGNGQVLIEGQGSGTKASRNRENVKVYTYNVVFEPGATQDDILDYSGVKRIIEMAMEGFSCTAFCYGQTGSGKTHTLTGPPELFAGKPNPKDRRHGLIFRSFLYLFQLIKNRKETNFILKASFLEIYNEKVIDLLNPGSARKPLAVRWSKKSGGFFVENLFTVDCEELDDLLAVLEEGMRNRATGCHQMNEHSSRSHTILTVHIISEQQAGGNVFISKHGKINFVDLAGSELTKKTLSEGKTLEEANNINKSLMVLGYCIASLSDTRKRSGHIPYRDSQLTKLLADSLAGNGVTLMIACVSPSQYNYAETLNTLRYAARAKLIRTKPVIMMDPREALILSLKRDIHSLELENDHLKTALNLHHETHITSDVAVTTEPNVPKVPLERLSELEGSDLADLVKLYMQENETLRQENSHLCTIREIIMRDQEIVCRENERLLKKLEDVNKVCVRSPLIPSRPALSSNSGSEGDTEIWTNPRDAESPLNKDLVGRISENKDRISEEAQRAIDKRRIGKNILHMADNFRMYDDKKRQNESEYMPDMLV; translated from the exons ATGGTCACCCGCGCATCAAGTGTACCGCattctataaacaaaataaatacatcacGTAATCGAAAGCCCCAACAAACACCCCCAAAACATAAGGATAATGTACCACGGTCGAGAAGTTTAAATAATGGGATTCGACAAAGGAATTCCGGGGGTAGTAGTAGTAATGACAGATCACGGAATACACCTGTCTTTCTACGATCCCGTGATAATGA AATTGGAAGTGCGGATACCTTGGAAATTGTCGCATCCAAATCTACTGGAAGCGAACCCTCAACTCCAGATGACAATATAAATGTGGTTGTTCGTGTGAGACCATTAAATGAAAAAGAGAAACGCGGAAATCCTGATTTGATTTTACAATTTCCTGGAAATGGACaagttttg ATTGAAGGTCAAGGTTCGGGTACGAAGGCGTCCCGAAATCGAGAAAATGTTAAGGTCTACACATATAATGTTGTGTTTGAGCCTGGAGCGACACAAGACGATATTTTGGATTATTCTGGAGTTAAAAGAATCATTGAAATGGCAATGGAAGGATTTAGTTGTACTGCTTTTTGTTATGGTCAAACGGGATCGGGCAAAACACATACCCTAACTGGACCACCAGAATTG TTTGCTGGAAAGCCAAATCCAAAAGATCGACGCCATGGACTTATCTTCCGATCGTTTTTGTACCTCTTCCAGTTGATTAAGAATCGCAAGGAAACAAATTTCATATTGAAGGCTTCATTTTTAGAGATTTATAACGAAAAG GTCATTGATTTACTCAACCCAGGATCAGCCCGCAAGCCACTAGCGGTAAGGTGGTCGAAAAAGTCTGGAGGCTTTTTTGTGGAGAACCTGTTTACTGTTGACTGTGAGGAACTGGATGATTTGTTAGCCGTACTCGAAGAAG gaatgcGAAATCGAGCAACAGGATGTCATCAAATGAACGAACATTCGTCAAGATCACATACCATTCTTACAGTTCACATTATTTCTGAACAACAAGCTGGtggaaatgtttttatttcgaaacaTGGTAAAATAAATTTCGTTGATCTAGCGGGAAGCGAATTAACAAAGAAAACATTAAGCGAAGGCAAAACTCTTGAAGAAGctaataatataaacaaaagcCTTATGGTTTTGG gcTACTGTATTGCGTCACTAAGTGATACGAGGAAACGCAGCGGACACATACCTTACAGAGATAGTCAGCTAACAAAACTTCTAGCTGACAGCCTGGCGGGAAATGGAGTCACCCTGATGATAGCTTGTGTTTCACCATCTCAATACAATTATGCTGAAACTTTAAATACTCTTCGGTATGCTGCTCGAGCAAAATTAATCCGAACTAAACCCGTCATTATGATGGACCCCAGAGAAGCTCTTATTCTGAGTCTCAAGCGTGATATCCATTCCTTAGAATTAGAAAATGATCACTTAAAAACAGCTTTGAATCTTCATCATGAAACGCATATCACTTCGGATGTGGCTGTAACAACAGAACCAAATGTTCCAAAAGTACCTTTAGAACGGTTATCAGAATTGGAGGGATCGGATTTGGCAGATTTGGTGAAGCTTTACATGCAGGAAAATGAGACACTGAGACAGGAGAACTCACATCTTTGCACAATAAGAGAAATAATAATGCGCGATCAGGAAATTGTTTGCAGGGAAAATGAACGTTTGCTCAAAAAATTGGAGGATGTTAACAA AGTTTGTGTTCGTTCACCGTTAATTCCATCTCGACCAGCGCTATCTTCAAATTCTGGTAGCGAAGGTGATACAGAGATTTGGACAAATCCTCGTGATGCTGAGTCACCATtg AATAAAGATCTTGTTGGACGAATTTCAGAAAATAAAGATCGAATTTCTGAAGAAGCTCAGAGAGCAATAGATAAGAGGCGAATTGGAAAGAATATTCTGCACATGGCAGACAATTTTCGGATGTATGATGACAAAAAGAGGCAGAATGAAAGTGAATACATGCCAGA tatgTTGGTTTGA